A single genomic interval of Hydractinia symbiolongicarpus strain clone_291-10 chromosome 8, HSymV2.1, whole genome shotgun sequence harbors:
- the LOC130655403 gene encoding trichohyalin-like isoform X2 produces the protein MASSTPLTLDGISSLKVVTLRQELDKRGLEKSGLKADLVKRLEKSLLEESLGENDIVNGSASEEEDEDAQINKEEEEIEENEEAEDKNNDEEKEEEKKEENEKMVVEKDDIDKSETNVKGDSESQAQECNEEQNVAEEERGVKEEDCVDEEIESDSDGPEEEEMEVQEEENETFDPPESEQPEENQDANDLPEDERDNDINENEDENSEEKTQSDDDEHENEVVTNAIDVQGESNEVEMVETDGNEEDNKPEEGFENGSKETSEEENDHEEDSSEVTEARTEVDQCIIEQNTSKENNTAESEETNTTSDEFREDKVKSVEEEFIPINSDSEEAKELDADKQENPVNVNVNKLEQDVDTNNDLLKTNESSNSTEKDHVHDNPSSGNKSKTGTTPLLETVSSSEAKVDLSTSETSKKQEEKKDEPATDKAKTAEEKKKDLSRCLWISGLSSISKAVDLKNTFCKVGKVIGAKVVTSAKTPGSQCFGFVTMSTPQEALAAIEKLHKSVLHEKTIQVEKAKTDPTPAKKPSDKSKTGDKKSDDKSKSRSTTKSQRTSSSSKSRRDDYSSRHNRDESKRSGARKDSDKSREAKRDSRKGASSRGSSPKTSEKGNSPKDISDVQKKEKVSKEKDEEAERKKEQRLEQLRKERAEKIEREHQLREERKKKERERERQLREERRREQEKREKERRERARKEAERVRKDREKQRELERQREREREKERERFIRERKEREERERREREKEREQLERERLERERLERERREQERLEKERIERERQERERLEKERLAREEHESRIERERQRLEQQRLERERAERERERERRVIDRGIDRGLGSNTLKRTAPSNDRGYHNEAKKNFNEQSASRKGFFSAGNDNREGRVPSHYIQDDVYDVAYQRRNNTPKSDQRGARDLRDDSRRNVRSGDVRKDERAGSRDIRRNSRDEYDTVEKTRDAYSSDIRRVVQRNDVDRGSYSRDRSPHRVSESNQRYRSGAEERVFTARDFDRRGGDSNWLSAPNSNAPKTLSDVLGRAGLTGILGNQAESSQPYSQLRDYSPKESSDRYYSPDMRRPLDRNNERESNDRGVRLSDRNIGPVRNIGPDRRSGDRDMIREDRRPDARESRGDFRVTRDSRDLRESRDVRGEQRERRDDRVIRNSNRDIQGGEARDFRGDICDVRRDDRVESYRDEDNFRNARRAGHFNDDRKDMRDSERREVRENTRHSRDYPSNQSAAVERGIKPTIQSNEPLSMTERRGLHPLAADITSRALTTVVSQPRVVPLTDLFGRPLQPVVANPAAHALQAGYAQGLALHQVAQTGIQLGRDGRLEYTRVGQPQTGIPPVQRRY, from the exons ATGGCGAGTTCTACGCCTCTCACATTAGATGGTATTTCTTCCTTAAAAGTTGTAACTTTACGTCAAGAACTGGATAAAAGAGGTCTTGAAAAGTCAGGATTAAAAGCTGACCTGGTAAAACGTCTCGAAAAG TCACTCTTGGAAGAAAGTCTTGGTGAAAATGACATTGTCAATGGCAGCGCTTCAGAGGAAGAAGATGAGGATGCTCAAATAAATAAAGAGGAAGAAGAAATAGAAGAAAATGAAG AAGCAGAAGATAAAAACAATGACGAggagaaagaagaagaaaagaaagaggAGAATGAAAAGATG gtTGTGGAGAAAGATGATATTGACAAGAGTGAAACTAATGTAAAAG GAGATTCAGAAAGTCAAGCACAAGAATGCAATGAAGAACAAAATGTTGCTGAAGAAGAACGTGGTGTTAAAGAAGAAGATTGTGTTGATGAAGAAATTGAGAGTGATTCAGATGGGcctgaagaagaagaaatggaAGTGCAGGAAGAagaaaatgagacatttgatcCACCAGAATCAGAACAACCAGAAGAGAATCAAGATGCAAATGATTTGCCAGAAGATGAGCGCGACAATGATATAAATGAAAATGAGGATGAAAATAGTGAGGAAAAAACTCAGTCAGATGATGATGAGCATGAAAATGAAGTGGTCACAAATGCCATTGATGTTCAAGGGGAAAGTAATGAAGTGGAGATGGTAGAGACAGATGGAAACGAAGAAGACAACAAACCGGAAGAAGGTTTTGAAAATGGATCTAAAGAAACGAGTGAGGAAGAAAATGATCATGAGGAAGATTCTAGTGAAGTGACAGAGGCACGTACTGAAGTTGACCAATGTATTATTGAACAAAATACATCTAAAGAAAATAATACAGCTGAATCAGAAGAAACAAATACAACATCTGATGAATTTAGAGAAGACAAAGTTAAATCGGTTGAAGAAGAATTTATCCCCATAAATAGTGACTCAGAAGAAGCAAAAGAGCTAGATGCTGATAAACAGGAAAATCCTGTAAATGTTAATGTAAATAAATTAGAACAGGATGTAGATACaaacaatgacttattaaaaacaaatgaatCTAGTAACTCAACTGAAAAAGATCATGTTCATGATAATCCTTCAAGTGGCAACAAGTCTAAAACAGGAACAACACCATTATTAGAAACTGTTTCCTCTTCCGAAGCCAAAGTTGATCTAAGCACGTCTGAAACAAG caaaaaacaagaagaaaagaaagatgAGCCTGCAACGGACAAAGCTAAGACtgctgaagaaaagaaaaaggattTAAGTCGATGTCTATGGATAAGTGGACTTTCCTCCATTTCCAAAGCTGTTGATTTAAAGAACACATTTTGTAAAGTTGGAAAG GTTATTGGAGCAAAAGTTGTAACAAGTGCAAAAACACCTGGCTCGCAATGTTTTGGTTTTGTGACCATGTCAACACCACAAGAAGCCTTAGCAGCTATAGAGAAATTGCACAAGTCTGTTTTACATGAAAAAACGATACAAGTTGAAAAG GCCAAAACGGATCCAACTCCAGCTAAGAAACCAAGTGACAAATCTAAAACCG GTGACAAGAAATCTGACGATAAATCAAAATCTCGTTCTACCACCAAAAGTCAACGAACAT CATCATCATCTAAATCACGTCGTGATGATTACAGTAGTCGCCATAACCGTGATGAATCAAAAAGATCAGGGGCCAGAAAAGACAGTGATAAGAGTCGAGAAGCCAAAAGAGATAGCAGAAAAGGAGCGTCGTCCCGAGGTAGTTCTCCGAAAACTTCAGAGAAAGGTAATTCTCCTAAGGATATATCAGATGTTCAAAAGAAGGAAAAGGTATCTAAGGAGAAGGACGAGGAGGCCGAAAGAAAGAAAGAGCAAAGACTTGAACAACTCCGAAAGGAacgtgctgagaaaatagagcgTGAACACCAACTTAGAGAAGAGCGTAAAAAAAAAGAACGCGAAAGAGAACGCCAATTACGAGAAGAACGTCGGCGCGAACAAGAGAAAcgagaaaaagaaagaagagaaaGAGCTCGAAAAGAAGCTGAACGAGTTCGTAAAGATCGTGAGAAACAACGCGAGTTAGAACGTCAAAGAGAACGCGAAAGAGAAAAGGAAAGGGAGCGTTTCATAAGAGAGCGAAAAGAGAGAGAAGAACGAGAACGGCGAGAAAGGGAAAAGGAACGGGAACAATTAGAACGCGAGAGACTCGAAAGAGAACGTCTTGAGCGTGAAAGACGTGAGCAAGAACGTTTGGAAAAGGAGCGTATAGAAAGAGAGCGTCAAGAAAGAGAACgtttagaaaaagaaagattAGCTCGAGAAGAGCACGAGAGTCGTATTGAAAGAGAACGCCAGCGTTTGGAACAACAAAGATTGGAGCGAGAACGCGCTGAAAGAGAACGTGAAAGAGAAAGACGTGTAATTGATAGAGGTATTGACCGAGGCCTTGGAAGCAACACTTTAAAGAGAACAGCTCCATCAAACGACCGTGGTTACCACAACGAAGCAAAGAAAAACTTTAACGAGCAGTCTGCCTCTCGGAAAGGTTTCTTTTCTGCTGGCAATGATAATCGCGAAGGAAGAGTACCTTCGCACTATATTCAGGACGATGTATATGATGTAGCTTATCAGCGCCGAAACAATACTCCTAAATCAGACCAACGTGGTGCTAGAGATCTTCGTGACGATTCTCGACGTAATGTACGTTCTGGTGACGTTAGAAAAGATGAACGTGCAGGTTCTAGAGATATTCGTAGAAACTCAAGAGATGAGTATGATACGGTTGAAAAGACACGAGATGCTTACTCGAGTGATATTAGACGAGTGGTTCAGAGAAATGATGTTGACCGAGGTAGCtattcaagagatcgttctccGCACAGAGTATCCGAATCAAACCAAAGGTATCGTAGTGGTGCTGAAGAAAGAGTTTTTACAGCACGTGATTTTGACAGAAGAGGTGGTGATAGTAATTGGCTTTCAGCACCGAACTCTAATGCACCGAAAACGTTGTCAGATGTTTTAGGTAGAGCTGGCCTTACTGGGATCTTGGGCAACCAAGCTGAGTCATCGCAGCCCTATTCTCAACTTCGCGATTATTCACCAAAGGAATCTTCTGATCGATATTATTCTCCTGATATGCGCCGTCCCTTAGATAGGAATAATGAACGGGAAAGTAATGATCGTGGTGTGCGCTTAAGCGATCGTAATATTGGACCTGTTCGTAATATTGGTCCGGATCGTCGTTCTGGTGACCGGGATATGATAAGAGAAGACCGTCGGCCAGACGCCCGCGAATCTCGAGGTGATTTCCGAGTTACACGAGACTCCAGGGATTTACGAGAATCAAGGGATGTGCGAGGAGAACAAAGAGAAAGACGTGACGATCGTGTTATTAGGAATAGTAATCGAGACATTCAAGGCGGAGAAGCCCGAGATTTCCGAGGAGATATTTGTGATGTCCGTAGGGATGATAGAGTTGAAAGTTATCGAGACGAGGACAATTTTAGAAATGCACGTCGTGCTGGACACTTTAATGATGACCGTAAAGACATGAGAGACAGCGAGCGAAGAGAAGTACGCGAGAATACAAGACATAGTCGCGATTACCCAAGTAACCAATCAGCAGCCGTCGAAAGAGGTATAAAACCAACTATTCAATCTAACGAGCCTTTATCAATGACAGAGAGGAGGGGATTGCATCCTTTAGCTGCGGACATAACTTCGAGAGCTTTAACTACTGTCGTATCACAACCAAGAGTTGTACCCTTAACCGATTTGTTTGGACGACCGCTGCAACCTGTTGTTGCTAATCCTGCTGCACACGCATTGCAAGCTGGGTATGCTCAAGGATTAGCTTTACATCAAGTAGCACAAACTGGAATACAATTAGGTAGAGATGGACGTCTTGAGTATACACGAGTTGGACAACCTCAGACAGGTATACCACCAGTACAACGCAGATACTAA
- the LOC130655403 gene encoding trichohyalin-like isoform X1 produces the protein MASSTPLTLDGISSLKVVTLRQELDKRGLEKSGLKADLVKRLEKSLLEESLGENDIVNGSASEEEDEDAQINKEEEEIEENEEAEDKNNDEEKEEEKKEENEKMVVEKDDIDKSETNVKDESRAIVGDSESQAQECNEEQNVAEEERGVKEEDCVDEEIESDSDGPEEEEMEVQEEENETFDPPESEQPEENQDANDLPEDERDNDINENEDENSEEKTQSDDDEHENEVVTNAIDVQGESNEVEMVETDGNEEDNKPEEGFENGSKETSEEENDHEEDSSEVTEARTEVDQCIIEQNTSKENNTAESEETNTTSDEFREDKVKSVEEEFIPINSDSEEAKELDADKQENPVNVNVNKLEQDVDTNNDLLKTNESSNSTEKDHVHDNPSSGNKSKTGTTPLLETVSSSEAKVDLSTSETSKKQEEKKDEPATDKAKTAEEKKKDLSRCLWISGLSSISKAVDLKNTFCKVGKVIGAKVVTSAKTPGSQCFGFVTMSTPQEALAAIEKLHKSVLHEKTIQVEKAKTDPTPAKKPSDKSKTGDKKSDDKSKSRSTTKSQRTSSSSKSRRDDYSSRHNRDESKRSGARKDSDKSREAKRDSRKGASSRGSSPKTSEKGNSPKDISDVQKKEKVSKEKDEEAERKKEQRLEQLRKERAEKIEREHQLREERKKKERERERQLREERRREQEKREKERRERARKEAERVRKDREKQRELERQREREREKERERFIRERKEREERERREREKEREQLERERLERERLERERREQERLEKERIERERQERERLEKERLAREEHESRIERERQRLEQQRLERERAERERERERRVIDRGIDRGLGSNTLKRTAPSNDRGYHNEAKKNFNEQSASRKGFFSAGNDNREGRVPSHYIQDDVYDVAYQRRNNTPKSDQRGARDLRDDSRRNVRSGDVRKDERAGSRDIRRNSRDEYDTVEKTRDAYSSDIRRVVQRNDVDRGSYSRDRSPHRVSESNQRYRSGAEERVFTARDFDRRGGDSNWLSAPNSNAPKTLSDVLGRAGLTGILGNQAESSQPYSQLRDYSPKESSDRYYSPDMRRPLDRNNERESNDRGVRLSDRNIGPVRNIGPDRRSGDRDMIREDRRPDARESRGDFRVTRDSRDLRESRDVRGEQRERRDDRVIRNSNRDIQGGEARDFRGDICDVRRDDRVESYRDEDNFRNARRAGHFNDDRKDMRDSERREVRENTRHSRDYPSNQSAAVERGIKPTIQSNEPLSMTERRGLHPLAADITSRALTTVVSQPRVVPLTDLFGRPLQPVVANPAAHALQAGYAQGLALHQVAQTGIQLGRDGRLEYTRVGQPQTGIPPVQRRY, from the exons ATGGCGAGTTCTACGCCTCTCACATTAGATGGTATTTCTTCCTTAAAAGTTGTAACTTTACGTCAAGAACTGGATAAAAGAGGTCTTGAAAAGTCAGGATTAAAAGCTGACCTGGTAAAACGTCTCGAAAAG TCACTCTTGGAAGAAAGTCTTGGTGAAAATGACATTGTCAATGGCAGCGCTTCAGAGGAAGAAGATGAGGATGCTCAAATAAATAAAGAGGAAGAAGAAATAGAAGAAAATGAAG AAGCAGAAGATAAAAACAATGACGAggagaaagaagaagaaaagaaagaggAGAATGAAAAGATG gtTGTGGAGAAAGATGATATTGACAAGAGTGAAACTAATGTAAAAG ATGAAAGTCGGGCCATTGTAGGAGATTCAGAAAGTCAAGCACAAGAATGCAATGAAGAACAAAATGTTGCTGAAGAAGAACGTGGTGTTAAAGAAGAAGATTGTGTTGATGAAGAAATTGAGAGTGATTCAGATGGGcctgaagaagaagaaatggaAGTGCAGGAAGAagaaaatgagacatttgatcCACCAGAATCAGAACAACCAGAAGAGAATCAAGATGCAAATGATTTGCCAGAAGATGAGCGCGACAATGATATAAATGAAAATGAGGATGAAAATAGTGAGGAAAAAACTCAGTCAGATGATGATGAGCATGAAAATGAAGTGGTCACAAATGCCATTGATGTTCAAGGGGAAAGTAATGAAGTGGAGATGGTAGAGACAGATGGAAACGAAGAAGACAACAAACCGGAAGAAGGTTTTGAAAATGGATCTAAAGAAACGAGTGAGGAAGAAAATGATCATGAGGAAGATTCTAGTGAAGTGACAGAGGCACGTACTGAAGTTGACCAATGTATTATTGAACAAAATACATCTAAAGAAAATAATACAGCTGAATCAGAAGAAACAAATACAACATCTGATGAATTTAGAGAAGACAAAGTTAAATCGGTTGAAGAAGAATTTATCCCCATAAATAGTGACTCAGAAGAAGCAAAAGAGCTAGATGCTGATAAACAGGAAAATCCTGTAAATGTTAATGTAAATAAATTAGAACAGGATGTAGATACaaacaatgacttattaaaaacaaatgaatCTAGTAACTCAACTGAAAAAGATCATGTTCATGATAATCCTTCAAGTGGCAACAAGTCTAAAACAGGAACAACACCATTATTAGAAACTGTTTCCTCTTCCGAAGCCAAAGTTGATCTAAGCACGTCTGAAACAAG caaaaaacaagaagaaaagaaagatgAGCCTGCAACGGACAAAGCTAAGACtgctgaagaaaagaaaaaggattTAAGTCGATGTCTATGGATAAGTGGACTTTCCTCCATTTCCAAAGCTGTTGATTTAAAGAACACATTTTGTAAAGTTGGAAAG GTTATTGGAGCAAAAGTTGTAACAAGTGCAAAAACACCTGGCTCGCAATGTTTTGGTTTTGTGACCATGTCAACACCACAAGAAGCCTTAGCAGCTATAGAGAAATTGCACAAGTCTGTTTTACATGAAAAAACGATACAAGTTGAAAAG GCCAAAACGGATCCAACTCCAGCTAAGAAACCAAGTGACAAATCTAAAACCG GTGACAAGAAATCTGACGATAAATCAAAATCTCGTTCTACCACCAAAAGTCAACGAACAT CATCATCATCTAAATCACGTCGTGATGATTACAGTAGTCGCCATAACCGTGATGAATCAAAAAGATCAGGGGCCAGAAAAGACAGTGATAAGAGTCGAGAAGCCAAAAGAGATAGCAGAAAAGGAGCGTCGTCCCGAGGTAGTTCTCCGAAAACTTCAGAGAAAGGTAATTCTCCTAAGGATATATCAGATGTTCAAAAGAAGGAAAAGGTATCTAAGGAGAAGGACGAGGAGGCCGAAAGAAAGAAAGAGCAAAGACTTGAACAACTCCGAAAGGAacgtgctgagaaaatagagcgTGAACACCAACTTAGAGAAGAGCGTAAAAAAAAAGAACGCGAAAGAGAACGCCAATTACGAGAAGAACGTCGGCGCGAACAAGAGAAAcgagaaaaagaaagaagagaaaGAGCTCGAAAAGAAGCTGAACGAGTTCGTAAAGATCGTGAGAAACAACGCGAGTTAGAACGTCAAAGAGAACGCGAAAGAGAAAAGGAAAGGGAGCGTTTCATAAGAGAGCGAAAAGAGAGAGAAGAACGAGAACGGCGAGAAAGGGAAAAGGAACGGGAACAATTAGAACGCGAGAGACTCGAAAGAGAACGTCTTGAGCGTGAAAGACGTGAGCAAGAACGTTTGGAAAAGGAGCGTATAGAAAGAGAGCGTCAAGAAAGAGAACgtttagaaaaagaaagattAGCTCGAGAAGAGCACGAGAGTCGTATTGAAAGAGAACGCCAGCGTTTGGAACAACAAAGATTGGAGCGAGAACGCGCTGAAAGAGAACGTGAAAGAGAAAGACGTGTAATTGATAGAGGTATTGACCGAGGCCTTGGAAGCAACACTTTAAAGAGAACAGCTCCATCAAACGACCGTGGTTACCACAACGAAGCAAAGAAAAACTTTAACGAGCAGTCTGCCTCTCGGAAAGGTTTCTTTTCTGCTGGCAATGATAATCGCGAAGGAAGAGTACCTTCGCACTATATTCAGGACGATGTATATGATGTAGCTTATCAGCGCCGAAACAATACTCCTAAATCAGACCAACGTGGTGCTAGAGATCTTCGTGACGATTCTCGACGTAATGTACGTTCTGGTGACGTTAGAAAAGATGAACGTGCAGGTTCTAGAGATATTCGTAGAAACTCAAGAGATGAGTATGATACGGTTGAAAAGACACGAGATGCTTACTCGAGTGATATTAGACGAGTGGTTCAGAGAAATGATGTTGACCGAGGTAGCtattcaagagatcgttctccGCACAGAGTATCCGAATCAAACCAAAGGTATCGTAGTGGTGCTGAAGAAAGAGTTTTTACAGCACGTGATTTTGACAGAAGAGGTGGTGATAGTAATTGGCTTTCAGCACCGAACTCTAATGCACCGAAAACGTTGTCAGATGTTTTAGGTAGAGCTGGCCTTACTGGGATCTTGGGCAACCAAGCTGAGTCATCGCAGCCCTATTCTCAACTTCGCGATTATTCACCAAAGGAATCTTCTGATCGATATTATTCTCCTGATATGCGCCGTCCCTTAGATAGGAATAATGAACGGGAAAGTAATGATCGTGGTGTGCGCTTAAGCGATCGTAATATTGGACCTGTTCGTAATATTGGTCCGGATCGTCGTTCTGGTGACCGGGATATGATAAGAGAAGACCGTCGGCCAGACGCCCGCGAATCTCGAGGTGATTTCCGAGTTACACGAGACTCCAGGGATTTACGAGAATCAAGGGATGTGCGAGGAGAACAAAGAGAAAGACGTGACGATCGTGTTATTAGGAATAGTAATCGAGACATTCAAGGCGGAGAAGCCCGAGATTTCCGAGGAGATATTTGTGATGTCCGTAGGGATGATAGAGTTGAAAGTTATCGAGACGAGGACAATTTTAGAAATGCACGTCGTGCTGGACACTTTAATGATGACCGTAAAGACATGAGAGACAGCGAGCGAAGAGAAGTACGCGAGAATACAAGACATAGTCGCGATTACCCAAGTAACCAATCAGCAGCCGTCGAAAGAGGTATAAAACCAACTATTCAATCTAACGAGCCTTTATCAATGACAGAGAGGAGGGGATTGCATCCTTTAGCTGCGGACATAACTTCGAGAGCTTTAACTACTGTCGTATCACAACCAAGAGTTGTACCCTTAACCGATTTGTTTGGACGACCGCTGCAACCTGTTGTTGCTAATCCTGCTGCACACGCATTGCAAGCTGGGTATGCTCAAGGATTAGCTTTACATCAAGTAGCACAAACTGGAATACAATTAGGTAGAGATGGACGTCTTGAGTATACACGAGTTGGACAACCTCAGACAGGTATACCACCAGTACAACGCAGATACTAA